In Ramlibacter sp., the sequence AGCCACACCGCGTAGGTCTTGCCCGCGCCGGTGGTGGCATGCAGCAAGCCGCTGCGGCCCTGGGCGATGGCCCGCCAGACCTCGCGCTGGAACGGGAAGGCTCGCCAGCCCCGGCCCGCCAGCCAGGCTGCCGCAGCGCTCATGCGGCCTTGCGGGGGAAACGGCCACCGCGCCGCCGGTCCGCCCGGGGCAGGGCCGACGCGCCCGACACCATGGCCTCGGCGCGCCGGTGCATGGTGTCCAGCATGCGGTCCAGCAGCGCGATCTCGTCGGGCGACAGGTCCTGCATGAGGCCGCGGTTGAGGTCGCACACCAGCGGGAACATGGCTTCATACAGGCCGCGCCCTTCGGCGGTCAGCGTGAGCAGCGCCTGGCGCCGGTCGCTGGGCCGGGACTGGCGCGCGACCAGCCCCTTGGCCACCAGCGAGGTCACGGCCTTGGAAGTGCGGGCCCGGTCCAGCTGGGCACGCCCGGCCAGTTCGGACGACAGCTGCCCCTCGGCCGGGGCCAGCAGGGCCATCAGGGCCCATTCCCGGCGGGTGATGCCGAAGCGGCCCTCGCACAGCCGGATCACCAGGCTGCCGGCCAGGCCCACCATGCGGTTGGTCCGGTACAGCAGCAGGTCGTGCAGCGATTCAGGCTGGCTCAGGCGGTTGGGCTCAGGCATCAGGGTTAACGAGGGCAATGGTTGATTTGATCAATCAATTGTCAGGCGTCTACAGTTGTCCGGCAATCTGGCTGCACCCTACAACGGAGACACTCATGACACACTCCCTGCGCCGCCTCGGCGTCACCCTGTTTGCCGCGCTCGCGACCCTGGCCGCTCAGGCGCAGGACAAACCACCGCTCAAGATCTTCGTGGGCTTCCCGCCCGGGGGCTCGGCCGACGTGCTGGCCCGCCTGATCGGCGACGCCATGCACAACGATTTCAGCCAGGTCATCGTGGAGAACAAGCCCGGCGCGGGCGGGCGCATCGCCCTGGCGGCGGTCAAGGCCGCCAAGGCCGACGGGCAGAGCGTGATCATCCTGCCCAGCGGGCCGATGGTGCTGTTCCCGCATGTCTACAAGAAGCTGGACTACGACCCGGTCAAGGACTTCACGCCCATCTCGCAGATTGCGCGCTTCCAGTTCGGCGTGGTGTCGGGGCCCGCGAGCAACGTCAAGACCGTGGCCGAAATGATTGCCAAGGCCAAGGCCGACCCCAAGAGCAACACCTACGGCTCCCCGGGCCTGGGCACGCTGCCTCACTTCATGGGCGTGTTGCTGGAGCAAAGCAGCGGCGTGCCGTTCACCCACATCCCCTTTCAGGGCGGCGCGCCGGCCAACACGGCCCTGGTGGGCGGGCACATTGGCTACAAGTTCGATGTGGTGTCCGAGACGGCCGAACTGCACCGCAACGGCAAGGTCCGCATCATTGCCGTGACCGGCCCCGCGCGCGACCCGCAGGTGCCCGAGGTGCCCACGCTCAAGGAGTCAGGCATCGACATGGAGGCCGTGGCCTGGTTCGCCATGTATGGCCCGGCCGGCCTGAGCCCTGAAGTCACCGCCCGCCTGCAGAAGGCCGTGCAGCGCGCCGTGCAGGCCCCGGGCATGAAGGAGCGCCTGCTCAAGCTGGGCTACGAGCCCATCGGCTCGACCTCGGCCGAGCTGGCCGCCGCGCAGCGCGCCGACCTCGCGCGCTGGGAAAAGCCCATCAAGGCCACGGGCGTGAGCCTGGACTGACCCGGGAGACCGCGACATGCCCTTCCTGCCCCGCCGCCGCGGCCTGCTCGCCGCCACCCTGGCCCTGACCACCCTGCAGACCACGGCCCTGTCCGCCCTGGCCCAGACGCCCTCCCCGGTCTGGCCCACCAAGCCCGTCAAAATCCTGGTGGGCTCGCCCCCGGGCGGCCCCTCCGACATCACGGCCCGGCTGTTCGCCGACGCGCTGTCCAAGCGCACCGGCAAGCCCGCCGTGGTCGAGAACCGCCCCGGTGCCGGCAACAACCTGGCGGCCGGCCTGGCGGCCAAGGCCGAGCCCGATGGCCACACGCTGGTCCTCAGCCCCGACACCGTGCTCACCGTGAACCCGCTGGTGTACGGCACCTCGGGCGGCTTTGACGGACGCACCGACCTGGTGACGGTGTCCATCGTGAACAGCTTCAGCCAGATGCTGGTGTGCAACCCGGCATTTGGCGTGAAGACGGCCGCCGAACTGGTCGCCAAGGCCAAGGCCAGCCGCGCCACCTATGCCTCCGGCGGACCGGGCGTGCCCGGGCACCTGGCCGCCGAGATGTTCCTGCAGAGCACGGGCGCCAGGATGGAGCATGTGCCCTACCGCG encodes:
- a CDS encoding tripartite tricarboxylate transporter substrate binding protein, which encodes MPFLPRRRGLLAATLALTTLQTTALSALAQTPSPVWPTKPVKILVGSPPGGPSDITARLFADALSKRTGKPAVVENRPGAGNNLAAGLAAKAEPDGHTLVLSPDTVLTVNPLVYGTSGGFDGRTDLVTVSIVNSFSQMLVCNPAFGVKTAAELVAKAKASRATYASGGPGVPGHLAAEMFLQSTGARMEHVPYRGPAPATLAVLSGEVDCGFLATPTVVQHVKAGKLSALAVSAGTPSALAPEVPTLAKALNQPGLDVSFRLIMQVARGTPAPVLAAIEQSIMDIMRDPDVRTRLLAVDLTAQGSSMAQAQQVLQAEMARWEPLVKRLDLKAN
- a CDS encoding MarR family transcriptional regulator, with product MPEPNRLSQPESLHDLLLYRTNRMVGLAGSLVIRLCEGRFGITRREWALMALLAPAEGQLSSELAGRAQLDRARTSKAVTSLVAKGLVARQSRPSDRRQALLTLTAEGRGLYEAMFPLVCDLNRGLMQDLSPDEIALLDRMLDTMHRRAEAMVSGASALPRADRRRGGRFPRKAA